The sequence ACCCGGAGAAGTTCGGAAAGGGCGTGCTCGAAGGGGTGGCCGCACCGGAGTCCGCAAACAACGCGGCGGCGGGCGGCGCAATGGTATCGCTCCTTACGCTGGGCATCCCCGGTTCGGGAACGACGGCGGTCCTTCTGGGCGCCCTGCTGATCCACGGGATGCGTCCGGGTCCCCTGCTCTTCTCCTCGAACCCGGAATTCGTCTGGGGTCTGATCGCCAGCATGTACATCGGCAACATCATGCTGATCATCCAGAACATGCCGATGATCGGCCTCTGGGTCCGTCTTCTGAAGGTCCCCTACAAGATCCTGATGCCGCTGATCATCACGATCTCCGCCGTCGGCGTCTTTGCGACGGACAACAACATATTCGACGTGTGGATCATGATTGCCTTCGGCGGAATCGGATACGTCATGCGCAAGATGAAATACCCGGCCGCGCCGATGGTCCTGGCGCTCGTGCTGGGTCCCATGGTGGAGATGTCACTGCGGCAGTCGCTGACGATCTCCCACGGCAACGTCGGGATCTTCTTCACCCGTCCGATCTCCGCGGTCCTCTCGGTCTTCGCGATCCTCTCGCTCTTCGCCCCGCTGTTCCGCATCCTCTGGGAAAAATACAACAAAGGAAAAACGGCGGCGGCATGAGGAGGGCAACGGACAGAAAGAGTGACCGGCCGAGGATCGGGAATTTTAAATTCAAAGTCAGGAGTATTGCATGAAAGTGATCGGAGTTTATATGGACCGCTGCCTGGGTTGCAAGACCTGTGAGCTGTACTGCGGGGCGGAACGGGGCAGCGAGGGGAAGACCCTGCTTGCCGCCGTTCAGGAAACCCCTGTCCCCCGGCCCCGAGTCCGCGTCGAGGGAGGACCGGGCGGCGCCTTTCCGCTCCAGTGCCGCCATTGCCTCCAGGCGCCCTGTCTGGATGCCTGTCTTACCGGCGCCCTCCACCGGGACGAAAAGAGCGGCATGGTGATCATTCAAGAGGAGCGCTGCATCGGCTGCTGGACCTGTACCGCCTTTTGCCCCTACGGCGTCATCTATCCCTCCTGCGAGCGGAAGATCGCCGTCAAGTGCGACCGCTGTCTCTACATGGAAAAGCCGGTCTGTGTGGATGTCTGTCCGACGCAGGCGCTGGAGGTAATGGAACTCGACGAGATTGAAGAGCTCCTCGGGGAGAAAAGACAGAACACAACAAAGGCGCTGGCGGGGGTGGGTCGCGAAGGGATCCGCATCCTGGATATCGGAAGATAAAATCATCAGCCCCATAACCAATCAGTCAGGAGTTTAATAACTTATGGAAACGATTCATTTCAAGACGGTGGACCCAATAAGCCAGGAGCTTCTGCGCGACGCATCCCGGAGGGGAATTGGTCTCAACTGGGAACGATATGAAAAACAGCAGCCGCAGGACGGTTTCCTCCGCCTCGGTCTTAGCTGCCCTTACGGCTGCATGCAGGGCCCCTGCCGGATCGATCCTTACGGGCGCGGGACGCAGAGCGGCCTCTGCGGTCTGGAGCGTGACGGGATGGTTGCCGCTTTTCTGCTTCGCTTGAGCCTCCAGGGCGCCCTGGAGACGATGGCCCTGCACCCGGACAGCGCCGAAATCGCTTTTCCTGCGTCTCTCGCGTCCAGGGCGGCTGCGGTGGGGACACCTTGCGGCAAGGTGTTCCCAGAAACGGGCAACCAACCCCTCTCGTTCGCGGAGATACTCGCAAGCGTACGGATGCTGGCCCGGCCTTCCGCCGCGCCTGAGACCCTGATCCGTCAGGCCATTCGCCTGGGGCTGCTTGGGGTCGGCCTGCACGGTCAGGAGAAAATCGAACCCGCCATTAGGGCCGTCCAGGTCGGATACGGTCTGCTCGCGGGTGAGGCAATCCGGGTCGGGGTCGCCGGACGGATTCCGCAGACCGCCGTCGAGGCGCTGCTGAAGGAAACAGCGGGCACGAACAATCCCGAAGTCCGGCTGGTTTCCCTGGGCGACTGGATTCCCGGCGGAGCGAACTTTCTTCCCATTGTCTGTACCACCGGCGAGGCGGAGTCCGTTATCAGTTCGGGAAAACTTAACCTCCTCCTGGCCGGGGAAGGGACCGACCCGGGGGTTCTTTCCCTTTGTGAAAAGATGAATGTTGCCATCATCTTTGCTGCGAACAGCACCGGGACAGCGGAAATCTTGAAACGCGCCCGCGAGGCCTTTGACCGCCGTCCCCCCGCCGCCTTTGCCCCCGCTGCAGCCCTGATCGCGGCGGGGCAGGCAGCCCTCGGGGACAAGGAGATTTTGTCTGCCCTCAAGAACAGCGGAGCGGCGAGGATTGCGCTGATCGGCGGGGCCGACACCCTGCTGCAATCGCTGGGTCACCTTCCCACGGAACTGGCCAAGGCGCTCCGGGCCGAGGACCACGCCGTCGCCTCCTGGGGCGATGCGGCCCTCTGGATGATGAAGCAGGAACTTCCCGTCGGCGTCCTGGACGCGCAGGAAGGCCCCATGGCCGCGGTTCGTGCTCTGGCGGAGGCGGGGCGGCTTTCCTCGCTGAGGGGGATCTGTTTCACGGGGCTCCGGAACAGCCGGGAATTCACCGTGGCGCTGGGACTGGCCGCGCTCGGTCTCAAGGTTCTGATCGCCACACCCCTGCCCCTTTGGGGAAGCGAAAAGGTCCGTGCCCTGCTTTGCGAAAACCTGGCCGGCGCGGGCGGCATCCTGGGCCATTTCGACCACCCGCTCCGGCCGGACGAGGTGCTGGACTGGTTTCTCCGGTCTTAAGATGCGGAAGGACCCAAAAAGGAGCAATCAGATGACATGTATTATCGTTGGCGGCGGCCGCGCCGGTTTTCAGGCCGCCATGACCTGCCGGATGCTCCGGCCCGACCAGGCCGTAACCCTGATCGACGCCGAAAAAGAGACCGGTTACTATCGGACCCTGCTCCCCCAGTTCATGGTTGGGGCGCTACCGGAGGAGAGGTTATTCTTCCCGACAGGGAATAATGATCCGCTCCTGACGGTACGGACCGGCGTCCGCGTGAAAACAGTGGATTGTGACTCCCGCAGTCTGACGCTGGAGGGAGGAGAGACGCTTGGCTACGACCGCCTGATCCTCGCTCACGGCGGAGATCCTTATCTGCCCGGTATCCTGGCCGGTCCACCCTGCCACGGGATCTTCCCTATCCGGGATCTGACCAACGCCCGCAGGGCCAAGGCTTGGCTTACGGATCATCGGCAAGTCGTCGTCCTCGGGGGTTCCCTCGTCGGGGTTAAAACGGCAGTCCATCTCCGCCAGGCGGGCCTCGCTGTCGCCCTGGTCGTAAGGCGGGGTCATATCCTGCTGCGCGCCCTCTCGCCGGAGTCCACGGAGGTCATAGAGGCGCATCTCCGCGGGCTGGGAATCGAGATTTGCGTCAACGCCCCCCTGGAGGAAATCAGCGCCAGCGGGGGGGCGATTGACGCGCTGAAGGTAGGCGGGCGCTGGCTTTCCTGCAATACCCTGCTTGTGGCGACGGGCACGGCGCCCGACACCTCTTTTTTGGAAGGAACGGGATTGCTCACGGACGGGAAACTCATCGTTTCTCCAGGGTTGCAGACGAGCGATCCGCGGATCTTTGCCGCAGGGGACGTTGCCGTCATCTCCTCCCGGGGAGAGAAGATCAGTCCCAATACCTGGCCGCAGGCGGTTTCCCAGGGGCGGTTGGCGGCCGAGAATCTCTATCGGGCCGTGCCCACGCCGCACCGGGATATGACGCGGATCAACGCGATGGATCTGCACGGTCTGGCTATGGTGATCCTCGGCCCCCCGGTTTCCGGGGCGGAGGTGATCTCCCATGCAAGAGCGGACGCCTTTGTCCGGAGGGAGCTTTTCCTCGTCGCGGGAAGGGCGGTCGGGGGCGCGCTGATCGGCGATATCACCGCCGCCGGAACAATTCACGCACTGATCAACTCCCAACGGCAGCTCACCGCCCGGGAGGCCGGGCTCATCCGGCCGCGGACGGAAAACGTCATCCGTTTTCCGGAACAAACAGGTCGCAGGGCGGCCCTGATTTTGTCACCCAAGAGGTCAAGTCTATGATTATTCACGAAGAAATATGTGTGGGCTGCGGCCGTTGTCAGCCCTACTGTCCCACCGGCGCGATTCGCTATGACGGTCTTAAGAGCCGCATCGAACAGGATATCTGCTACGAATGCAGCACCTGTCTGCGCGCCGCCCACTGCCCCGTGGACGCGATTGCCGAATCGCCCAATGTCTATGACTACCCGCGGGCGCTGCGCCGCTACTTCAGCGACCCCAGCGCCACGCATGCGGCCACCGGCATCCAGGGCCGCGGAACAGAGGAGTCCAAGACCAACGATGTGACCCATCGCGTCGGTCCCGGCGAGGTGGGCGTCGCGATCGAGATCGGCCGGCCGACGCTCGGCATGTCGCTTCTCGACATCCAGCGGATTACCCGGGCGATCGCCCGCGCCGGCGTCCACAAGATCGAGGCCCATAACCCGATCCACTCCATGATTGCCAACGAGGCGACGGGAGAGCTGAAGCCGGAGCTGCTCGGCGAGCGGGTGCTTTCCGCCATCATCGAGATCAAGGTGAAAAGGGACGAGCTGCGCGGCATCCTCCGGACGCTTCTCGAGGTTGCCAAAGAGGTGGACAGCGTCTTTTGCATCGACGCCTGCACGATCGTCGATCAGGGGCTCGCCATTCCGGAGGAGGTCCTCGACAGCATCCGGGCAGAGGGGTTAACCTGGCGGCCGAACGCCAAAATCAACATGGGCCTCGGACGGGCCTGGGAATAAGGATGGGATCATGACGCACAGTTTGCACAGGGAAGGAAGTCTGGAATCGCTGGCCAAGGACTATGTCCTGTTCATCTACCCGGCGAGGGGATTCAACTACAAGGGGAGCGCCCCGAAGATTCGCCACAATGTCGAGTTGCTCTATCAGGCCGGCCCTGTCAACATGATTCCGACGTCGCTGCGCCGCAACATGTACAGCGGGGTTACAAACGAAGAGATCCTCGAGAGCATCACCGTCGAGGGGACGCGCGTGTATTCCGTCTTCAACGACCGGGAGAAGCTCAAGCAGGCGCTGGCCCTGATCAAAGAGGCCGATGAGGGGATTTCCATCATGGTCAGCGGGATCATCGACGACGTCCGCCAGATCGCCGCGGAGCTGGGCATAACCCCGCACATGGTCAACCTGTCGCTCGGCATCCACGGGCGGACAGATCGCCTGGCGCCGGCCGATATCCGGGAGTTCACGACGATGTGCGGCCACGGCGTGGTCTCGCCCCATCTGGTCAAGGACATGATCCGCCGGGTCAAGACCGGGAAGATCAGTGAGTGGGACGGAAGCGTTATCATGGCCGAACCCTGCACCTGCGGGATATTCAACCCTTATCGTTCCGCGGAGTTGCTCCGGGAGAAGCTGCCACTCTATACGGTGGACCGCTGGTGAAAAAGGAGGAAAAAACAATGAAGCTGGGATTTATCGGTTTCGGAGGGGCTGGTTATGGATTGGCCAAAGGTCTGCTTCAGGCAGGCCTGGCCGAGGTTTTGTATTATGACCGGATGCAGGCGACTCCCCCCTACGCCGAGGTTATCGGCCGTCACGCCGCCGAGATCGGCGCCATAGCTGAAAAAAGCGCCGGGGAGCTGGCCGCCCGGACCGACATCCTCTTTTCCTGCGTCACCGGGGCGATGGCGGTTTCCATTGCCCGGGAGCTGGCCCCGTTTCTCGGCCCCTCGCATCTCTACGTTGATGTCAACACCGCCGCCCCGGAGGTCATGGAGGCCGCGGCCGCCGTAGTGGAGCCCACGGGCGCGCTCTTTGTCGATGCGGCGATGATGGGGGCGATCCCCACCTTTCTTCACCGGGTGCCGATCCTGGCCTCGGGCGCCGGGGCTGAGCTGTTCAGGGAGAGACTTACCCCCTACGGGATGAATATCCGGGTCATCGGCCCAAAACCGGGCGAGGCCTCGGCAATCAAGCTCTTGCGCAGCATCTTTACGAAGGGGCTGCTTTCCCTGTTTCTGGAGATGCTCCCCGTCGCCCACCGTTACGGGGTGGATGAGACGGTGTTGGCTTCCCTCGCCGAGTCCCTGGACGGTGTTCCCTTCCGGGAAACGGCCCGCCAGCAGATGACCAAGGGGATAGTCAACGCCGGGCGGATGGCCCATGAAATGGAAGAGGTGGCAGCCTCCCTGGAGGCCCTGGGGGCGCCCGCCGGGATGTCCCGGGCGGCCAGGGAAACACTCCTGTGGTGCGACAGCCTCGGTTTGCGGGAGCGTTTCGGCGGCGAGCTGCCCGCCACGCTTGCGGAGACGCTCGCGGCGCTTGACCAGGCTGTCGCGGAAAAGGCCGGAGCTGCGAGCCCGGCAAAAAAGTGATCGATACTGATTCGATCGTTGAATTCAATAACTGGGAGGTAAGAGATGAAACTGTGTTTTAATGCCGGACCGGAACCCCTCGAGGAATATTTCCCCTTCGCCAAGGCGAACGGTTTTCCCTGGATGGAGCTGAGCTGCAACAACCCCAATAACTTTCTTGATAAGTGGACGCCGGCGCGGATCGACGGCATCAAGCGGCTCCGCGACCAGGCGGACGTCCGCTACGGCCTCCATTCGGCCTCCTTCGTCAATGCCGCCGAGATCGAACCCACCGTGCGCAAGGCGGTGGTCCAGCACCTTCTGGCTTACGTGGAGCTGGCCCACCAGCTCGAGGCCGAATACGTAGTGCTCCATTTCGGCTATCACTTCAGCCTCTTTCGGGACTACGTCTTCGAGTGCCTGACCAAGACCTACGAGCCAGTGGTGGAACTGGCCGAAAAGTACCGCCTGCCGATCGGGATTGAGAACATGAATAAGGTCCATGAAGAGTCGGAGATTGTATATCTTGGCGTAACTATTGAGGAACTGTCGCGGGTGTTGGATGCCATTCCCTCGAAGTACTTCGGGCTCACGCTGGATATCGCCCACGCGAGTCTGCTGCCCGGTGGTCCGAAATCCTTCATTGACGCCTTTCCGGGCCGGATCGTCAGCACTCACGTCAGCGACAACGACATGATCCTCGACCGCCACCTGCCCGTCGGCGAAGGCAAAATTGACTTCAAGACGATCTTCCAGCAACTGCATGCGGCCGGCTTCAAGGGAACGCTGAACATTGAGCTGCCCCGTTCCAACGAGGATCGGGCGCTAAGCAAGCGCCGGCTGGAGCCGATTTTAGAGGGGTTGGGAATCCTTAAGTGGGCACTCACGCCCTAAGAACAGAGCCTGTGCAAAAAGAAGGCGGGGACAATTGCCCCCGCCTTCTTTTAAAATTAAGTGCGTGCAGGGGGAACAAAATCACCGTGGCGTCAGATTCTCGTCAGTTGCCGATACTTGATCCGGTGGGGCTGGCTGGCCGCCGCGCCGAGGCGCGCCTTGCGGTCCGCTTCGTACTCGGAATAGTTTCCCTCGAACCAGACAACGGCGCTGTCCCCCTCGAAGGCGAGGATGTGTGTCGCGATCCTGTCGAGAAACCAGCGGTCGTGGCTGATGACAACGGCGCAGCCGGCGAAATTCTCCAGCGCCTCTTCGAGGGCCCGCATTGTATTGACGTCGAGGTCGTTCGTCGGTTCGTCGAGCAAAAGGACATTCGCACCCTCCTTCAATATCCTTGCCAGATGGACGCGGTTCCGCTCGCCGCCGGAGATGCGGCCCACCTTTTTCTGCTGGTCGGTCCCGGAAAAATTGAACCGCGACACATAGGCCCTTGAATTTACCTCGCGATCACCAAGGACAATAACCTCCTGTTTTTCTGAAATCGTCTCCCAGATCGTCTTTTCCGGATCGAGGATGTCCCGGCTCTGATCGACATATCCCAGTTTGACCGTTTCGCCGACCCGGATTGTCCCGGAATCCGGTGTTTCCTGGCCGATGATCATCTTGAAGAGGGTGGTCTTGCCGGCGCCGTTTGGCCCAATGATGCCGACAATCCCGCCGGGCGGCAGGTTAAACGTCATGTTATCGACAAGTATCCGCTCTCCAAAGGATTTCTTCACATCCTGGGCCTCGATGACGAGCCTCCCCAGCCTCGGCCCTGGCGGAATGTAGATCTGCAATTCCTTGGCCCGCTCCTCCGTTTCCCGGGAGAGGAGGTTTTCATAAGAGCTGATCCGGGCCCTGGACTTTGCGTGCCTACCCTTCGGCGACATGCGGATCCACTCC comes from Syntrophobacterales bacterium and encodes:
- a CDS encoding 4Fe-4S dicluster domain-containing protein is translated as MKVIGVYMDRCLGCKTCELYCGAERGSEGKTLLAAVQETPVPRPRVRVEGGPGGAFPLQCRHCLQAPCLDACLTGALHRDEKSGMVIIQEERCIGCWTCTAFCPYGVIYPSCERKIAVKCDRCLYMEKPVCVDVCPTQALEVMELDEIEELLGEKRQNTTKALAGVGREGIRILDIGR
- a CDS encoding NAD(P)/FAD-dependent oxidoreductase — protein: MTCIIVGGGRAGFQAAMTCRMLRPDQAVTLIDAEKETGYYRTLLPQFMVGALPEERLFFPTGNNDPLLTVRTGVRVKTVDCDSRSLTLEGGETLGYDRLILAHGGDPYLPGILAGPPCHGIFPIRDLTNARRAKAWLTDHRQVVVLGGSLVGVKTAVHLRQAGLAVALVVRRGHILLRALSPESTEVIEAHLRGLGIEICVNAPLEEISASGGAIDALKVGGRWLSCNTLLVATGTAPDTSFLEGTGLLTDGKLIVSPGLQTSDPRIFAAGDVAVISSRGEKISPNTWPQAVSQGRLAAENLYRAVPTPHRDMTRINAMDLHGLAMVILGPPVSGAEVISHARADAFVRRELFLVAGRAVGGALIGDITAAGTIHALINSQRQLTAREAGLIRPRTENVIRFPEQTGRRAALILSPKRSSL
- a CDS encoding 4Fe-4S binding protein, giving the protein MIIHEEICVGCGRCQPYCPTGAIRYDGLKSRIEQDICYECSTCLRAAHCPVDAIAESPNVYDYPRALRRYFSDPSATHAATGIQGRGTEESKTNDVTHRVGPGEVGVAIEIGRPTLGMSLLDIQRITRAIARAGVHKIEAHNPIHSMIANEATGELKPELLGERVLSAIIEIKVKRDELRGILRTLLEVAKEVDSVFCIDACTIVDQGLAIPEEVLDSIRAEGLTWRPNAKINMGLGRAWE
- a CDS encoding DUF1932 domain-containing protein; the encoded protein is MKLGFIGFGGAGYGLAKGLLQAGLAEVLYYDRMQATPPYAEVIGRHAAEIGAIAEKSAGELAARTDILFSCVTGAMAVSIARELAPFLGPSHLYVDVNTAAPEVMEAAAAVVEPTGALFVDAAMMGAIPTFLHRVPILASGAGAELFRERLTPYGMNIRVIGPKPGEASAIKLLRSIFTKGLLSLFLEMLPVAHRYGVDETVLASLAESLDGVPFRETARQQMTKGIVNAGRMAHEMEEVAASLEALGAPAGMSRAARETLLWCDSLGLRERFGGELPATLAETLAALDQAVAEKAGAASPAKK
- a CDS encoding sugar phosphate isomerase/epimerase, which produces MKLCFNAGPEPLEEYFPFAKANGFPWMELSCNNPNNFLDKWTPARIDGIKRLRDQADVRYGLHSASFVNAAEIEPTVRKAVVQHLLAYVELAHQLEAEYVVLHFGYHFSLFRDYVFECLTKTYEPVVELAEKYRLPIGIENMNKVHEESEIVYLGVTIEELSRVLDAIPSKYFGLTLDIAHASLLPGGPKSFIDAFPGRIVSTHVSDNDMILDRHLPVGEGKIDFKTIFQQLHAAGFKGTLNIELPRSNEDRALSKRRLEPILEGLGILKWALTP
- the ettA gene encoding energy-dependent translational throttle protein EttA, with the protein product MAIDPNKVIYSMIGVAKFYDNRPVLKDIYLSYFYGAKIGVLGLNGSGKSSLLRILAGVDHDFNGETILSAGYTVGLLEQEPQLDNTKTVRAVVEEGVQDTVNLVNEYNEINEKFAEPLSDEAMTKLLDRQATVQERLDALDAWDLDSRLEMAMDALRCPPGDTPVQLLSGGERRRVALCRLLLQNPDILLLDEPTNHLDAESVAWLEHHLNSYAGTVIAVTHDRYFLDNVAGWILELDRGQGIPWKGNYSSWLEQKQNRLRLEEKQESARQETLQRELEWIRMSPKGRHAKSRARISSYENLLSRETEERAKELQIYIPPGPRLGRLVIEAQDVKKSFGERILVDNMTFNLPPGGIVGIIGPNGAGKTTLFKMIIGQETPDSGTIRVGETVKLGYVDQSRDILDPEKTIWETISEKQEVIVLGDREVNSRAYVSRFNFSGTDQQKKVGRISGGERNRVHLARILKEGANVLLLDEPTNDLDVNTMRALEEALENFAGCAVVISHDRWFLDRIATHILAFEGDSAVVWFEGNYSEYEADRKARLGAAASQPHRIKYRQLTRI